GAGAAGACCAAGTCGGGACAGCGCTTGTACCGCAAGCGTGACGTCGAACTGGTGCTTCGCATTCGGGCCCTGCTGTACGACGAGCGGTTCACGATCGAGGGAGCCCGCGCGGCGTTGCGGGCCCAGGGCCAAGACGAAGCGCCCGTGCCGGCCGTGCCGCCCCCAGCGATCGATCGCGAAACTTTGAAAAAATTAAAGCAGGGAATCATTGACCTTTTGGAGTTGGTAGAGCAATAGTACACGGCCTCGCAACGGGGGTGTTCGCACCGCCGCTCGGGGATAAGTTCGGGGCGTGGCGCAGCCTGGTTAGCGCACCTGTCTGGGGGACAGGGGGTCGCTGGTTCAAATCCAGTCGCCCCGACCCAAAAACCCTATCCGCAAGC
The Myxococcales bacterium DNA segment above includes these coding regions:
- a CDS encoding MerR family transcriptional regulator, encoding EKTKSGQRLYRKRDVELVLRIRALLYDERFTIEGARAALRAQGQDEAPVPAVPPPAIDRETLKKLKQGIIDLLELVEQ